The following DNA comes from Oncorhynchus masou masou isolate Uvic2021 unplaced genomic scaffold, UVic_Omas_1.1 unplaced_scaffold_5517, whole genome shotgun sequence.
CTTCCTCTCCCTCgggtacctctccctctctcgggtACCTCTCTCGGGTACCTCCTCTCTCtcgggtacctctcctctctctcgggtgccctctcccctctccctcgggtacctctcctctctctcgggtacctctcctctctctcgggtacctctcctcctccaggtaccttcctctctcctcaggtacctctcctccccaggtacctctcctctctctcaggtacctctcctctctctcaggtacctctctctcaggtacctctcctctctctcaggtacctcctctctcaggtacctctctctcaggtacctctctccgggtacctctcctctcaggtacctctcctctctctcaggtgcctctcctctctcaggtacctctcctctctctccggcacctctcctctcaggtacctctccctctctctcaggtacctctcctctccaggcacctctcctctcctcaggtacctctcccctctcctcaggtacctctcctctcctcaggtacctccctctctctcaggcaCCTCCTCTCTCAGGTGCCTCTCCAGGCACCTCCCaggtacctctcttctctctcaggtacctctctctctcaggtacctctccctTCTCAGGTACCCTCCTCTCtcgggtacctctcctctctctcgggtacctctccctctctcgtaccccctccctctctctcgggtacctctcctctctctcggtacctctcctctctctcgggtacctctcctctctcgggcacctctccttctctcccggGTACCTCTCAGGCACTCTCTCagggtacctctcctctctcggcacctctcctctcctctcctggcacctctcctctctctcgggtacctctcccctctctcctcgggtacctctctctctctcaggtacctctcctctctcaggtacctctcctctctctcaggcacctctcctctccggtacctctctctcagtaccttcctctctctcaggtacctctcatctctctcaggtacctctcctctcctcaggtacctcctctctctcaggcacctctcctctctctcaggcacctctcctctctccaggtacctccctctccctcaggcACCTCCTCTCTCAGGtatctctctcaggtacctccccctctcaggtacctctctctacctctcctctctcaggtacctctcctctctctcaggtacctctcctctctctcaggtacctctcctctctcaggtatctctctctcaggtacctctcctctctctcaggtacctctcctctctctcaggtactctcctctctctcaggtacctcctctctctcgggtacctctcctctctctcgggtacctctcctctctcgggtacctctcctctctctcgggtacctctcctctctctcgggtacctctcctctctctcgggtacctctcctctctctcgggtacctctcctctctctcgggtacctctcctctctcgggtacctctcctctctcacggtcctaccctcctctccctcgggtgcctctcctctctctcgggtacctctctctctctcgggtacctctcctctctcgggtacctctcccctctctcgtacctctcctctctctcaggtacctctcctctctcgggTACCTCTCCCCTCTTCATGCCTGTTACCCCATCCATCACCATCCCCTTAATTTTCTAATTCTTTGGTTGGTAGTACCTCGGTTGGCGTAATGGCATAGCTATGGAAGTCCTCTGAGAGACGACAATGGAATGGTTGTGATTTAAAATGACAGGGGTTGTTTCAGCGTTGGGTATTTCCTGCTGTTCAGTGATAATTTCTATAAataatatgtacccattgattattgaagattataaactgggtggttccagccctgaatgctgattggctgacagctatggtatatcagaccatatagcacgggtatgacaaaacatttatttttactgctctaattacgttggtaaccagtttataacagcaataagttaccttgggggtttgtgatatatggccaatataccacggctaagggctgtgtccaggcactccgcgttgtgtcgtgcctaaagaacatcccttagccgtggtatattgcccatataccacaccccctcatgccttattgcttaaatataacaTATAAAATACAGAAACACAAAGTCCAGAAGTTTGAAACATGCTTAATGATTCATACAGCATCCTATTTAAAAGCAGAATGCGGAGTTGGACAGATGTTACCAATAAGTTATTGAAGATGCTTTTATTTTGGAGTACACATTTAGATGAGGGTTTCTTTTGCCGTGAGCTGAACAGTTCAAACTCGATGTGTCAGGGATGGCCTCAACTGGAGCTGGGAAACATACATTGTTAATCCACATCAATCATTTTGGAAACCTACTGATTTATTCAACCTGAAATTGCATGGGACTCTTAAAATGCAAATTGATCTCTCAATGTCGTAACATTCATAAAACGAAATCCTCACCATGGagttttaatctctctctctggtctcctctctccctggtctcctctctccgtggtctcatttctctctcccgggtctcatttctctctcccgggtctcatttctctctcccgggtctcatttctctctccctggtctcatttctctctcccgggtctcatttctctctccctggtctcatttctctctcccgggtctcatttctctctccctggtctcctctctccgtggtctcatttctctctcccgggtctcacttctctctcccgggtctcacttctctctcccgggtctcacttctctctccgtggtctcatttctctctcccgggtctcacttctctctcccgGGTCTCACTTCTCTCTATAGggtctcacttctctctcccgGTCTCACTTCTTCCCGGGTCTCATTTCTCTCCCGGGTCTCATTTTCTCTCCCgggtctcatttctctctcccggtctcatttctctctccgggtctcattctctctcccgggtctcatctatctctctccctggtgtcatctctccctggtctcctaaatcccatctctctccctggtctccctaaatctcatctctctctccctggtctcctaaatctcacctctctctcctggtctcctaaatctcacctctctctcccgggtctcatttctctcctcccgggtctcatttctctctcccggtctcatttctctctccacgGGTCTCATCTATATCTCCCTGGTGTCATCTCTCCCTGGTCTCCTaaatcccccatctctccctggtctcctaaatctcatctctctctccctggtctcatAACTCTGCGTCTCTGCGCTGGTGTTCCTCAGGATGAGGTGCACAAGGAGAACCATAGAAACCCCAGGACCAGACTGGCTCCTAAACTGGCTGTGCATCAAGAGGTGGTGAGACACACAGCTTTTATGTTTGAACAGATACAAACATGACTTTGTCCCCCTGTCAAGAAATCTGTTAAATCCGAGGCTGATGATAATGGACTGGAGCCTGGCCTGTAGGGTCTCGTCATGTGGATGTGTCACcttggcggcagggtagcctagtggttagagcgttggactagtaatccgaaggttacaagttcaaacccccgagctgacaaggtacaaatctgtcgttctgcccctgaacaggcagttaacccactgttcccaggctgtcattgaaaataagaatttgttcataactgacttgcctagttaaataaaggttaaaaaaaataaaaaatccttgCCTGGCATGAACTTATGCCAGTTTGTGTGAGTGTGGAGGGGGTGTACATTATGTTGACAGTGTACATTGTGTTTATGTGGAAGCCTGTCAGATTTCCTCTCGGTGATAATAAAGTATATTATCTCACCTTTGTCTTTATATTACTTATTGGTTTACTTTGGGTCTCCCGTGTGGGCGCAGCGGTcacaaaggcactgcatctcagtgcttgaggcatcactacagaccctggttgaatccctgctgtatcacaaccggctgtgatttgggagtcccataggggcggCGCTCAATTAATGAGTCAgtctggtgtaggccgtcattgtaaataagaattagttcttaactgacttgcctagttaagttttatttatttatttatgtcatGGTTTCTCCTCCATCTACAGCCATCTCCGGCCAGGGGCAGTAAAGACCAGGGATCCATAAGGCCCCAGGACTCCCAGTCCAGCTTGCATAGCAGGAAAGAAGGAACGATGCAGAAGATCGGAGTCTTCGGTAGCAAAGGTAAGAGTTGACATTAACAGCAGCAGGAATGGCTTGGTGCAAGTCTACACTGACAGCATGACCGTCTATCCCACACAGAACAGCACTGCAGAGTAGAGAGCACTGAGCACAGACTACATGATCATCATGTCATGACCAAGAGCCAGAAACTGAAACCAAACTGGAGTCAAAGTAACATCTTCAGTTGAAAAAAACACACCTTAATGGTCAATGGTTCAATATAACCGGCCACAGTCCCTCTGTCCAGAACTAGTCCATCGatgctgtctggtctctctcagtcCACAGTTAGTCCATCGATGCTGTCTGGTCTCTCAGTCCACAGTTAGTCCATGGATGCTGCCTGGTCTCTCAGTCCACAGTTAGTCCATGGATGCTGCCTGGTCTCTCTGTCCACAGTTAGTCCATGGATGCTGTCTGGTCTCTCAGTCCACAGTTAGTCCATCGATGCTGTCTGGTCTCTCAGTCCACAGTTAGTCCATGGatgctgtctggtctctctcagtccacagttagtccatggatgctgtctggtctctctccagtCACGTTAGTGCAGGATGCTGTCTGGTCTCTCAGTCCACAGTTAGTCCATGGATGCTGTCTAGTCTCTCTCAGTCCACAGTTTAAATTATTGATGCTGTCTGGTCTCTCAGTCCACAGTTAGTCCATGGatgctgtctggtctctctcagtcCACAGTTAGTCCATGGATGCTGTCTGGTCTCTCAGTCCACAGTTAGTCCATGGATACTGTCTGGTCTCTCAGTCCACAGTTAGTCCATGGATGCTGCCTGGTCTCTCAGTCCACAGTTAGTCCATGGATGCCTTCTGGTCTCTACTCCATTGTCCTTGTCAAGCATAGCAATTCCATAAGGAGAGTGCGGAAACAGACTGGCCTACAGTAATGGTTTGCTCTGGCTTTAACTTTTTATTGGCCTATGCTGCTCAGCTTTTTTAAAAGCCCTtatgtccctctttctctctgcagctAAAAAGATAATGGGATTGGTGAGCGGGAAATCCCCAGAGACGGAGTCGTCCATGAGCTTTAGACCCATGAAGTCCAAGTGGAAGCTGTACAGACCAGAGATCTCTTCCGCGATAGACGTCTCCTCCCACCCGGTGAGAACCCACAGCCAGCTACACGTCCGTCTGATTAGGCCTGGGCAATATGGCCAAAGTATATCACAATATTTGTCTTATTGTTGATGGTATAGCTGTATTTAATGTTTCTGAATAATACAAGTTTTAAATATGTTTTATGAGtagcaggggttggaaccggttcagggaacagaacacTGGAAAATGACATTTTTCAAAGAACAGAAACGGAACCGGGAATGAAAGTGATCCATAGTGTTCCGGAACAGAACCGTTATTTTGAAAGCATGGGAACCAGCTAATAACGTTCTTTTAGGTTATGGGCATTTTTCTATAGTTGTGTCTTGCGCCATAGGCCACACTTGTTTGTCCATCATGCATGTAAACAACTAGCTAGACTGCTCTATGAAGTCATTTAATTAACTAAATGTAAACAACTGTCAATTCTTCACAGGTTAATTCAAAACAAGGAACAGAATGGAACAATATACACCagtactttttttggggggggggggggttcgaaccggttcagaactttattttgccgATTGGAACAGTGGAAcggaatttaaaaaataatggtTCTGATCAGGACGAAACGATCGGTTGCAACCCCTGATGAGTAGCGCAGGACCACCCCCTAGGATGGCTACAAATAAATTCTACATGGTTTCAATGGGCTTTCTCTCTTCTGATTGGTTTATACTCAACCAAAACTGACAGTGAAGTAGTCCAATTTGTAGAACTTATTTATGTAATATTGTATCAAGAAGTCGTTACAGACACTATTGTAAAAACCCATACTTGTATGCGGATCCATCCTACATCTGATTACTACAAACAGGAAATATATATGATTGGTAGGCCTGCTCCAGACCCGGGACAATAGAGCTATTGGGACAACAGAGCCAGAGCTATTGGGACAGAAGCTcttcattttttaaaacatttattcatCAGCAGGGTTgttgatacccccccccccctaaaaatgTATGTTGTTTATCACAGATGTGTACCCGAAATTAAAAGGTATGCACGAAGGCAAACCTATAGGCTCCGGTCCTATCCTGCGGATAGTGATTCCCATTAATTTTAGGTTGATATGGTGGGTGTCATGTAAGAGGTACTTGTTGATTAACTTTGGTTGTAAACCTCTGTCTCAGATCATCAGTAGAGTTCCAGACGAGAAAGAGAGTGACCATCTCATCGTCAAGGGAGAACTCTGGACTGAAGTCAAAGACGCTGCTCTTTATGGTACAGGGAAATGAATGAATAGATTTTTTTGAATGAAGGACATCTTGAAGTTTACTTTATTGTTAaggacgtttttttttttttcagaagaCGTGTATTTTCTGAAATCACTTCCTCTTCCTATTAGCTGCCTGTTTTCTTTCATATAGTCTTCATTTATCACTTCATTCTATTGTATTTCTGCGTATTTAACGTTGCACATGATTATTTCTCTCCATTCTGTGCTATGTATAACATGATTTAACAGAATATAATCAAGTATTTTTATTCTCAGTCCAGAGCATGTTATTGGTGATGCAGTAATCTGAAGAtttagtatagtactgtataaaaaACACACTATAGTACTGTATCTAGCTTACTATAGTGTATATAAATTTCCCT
Coding sequences within:
- the LOC135536067 gene encoding kinesin-like protein KIF20B, giving the protein MVPFVRQETLPKISTEGGRTSRFPKPELEISFSPCSPTGWPGNAREGLWSTSKSPRKRKSSEIDKKIGWRSPAKRRATHELLSQDEVHKENHRNPRTRLAPKLAVHQEVPSPARGSKDQGSIRPQDSQSSLHSRKEGTMQKIGVFGSKAKKIMGLVSGKSPETESSMSFRPMKSKWKLYRPEISSAIDVSSHPIISRVPDEKESDHLIVKGELWTEVKDAALYGTGK